The following coding sequences lie in one Desmodus rotundus isolate HL8 chromosome 1, HLdesRot8A.1, whole genome shotgun sequence genomic window:
- the LRRC8A gene encoding volume-regulated anion channel subunit LRRC8A, with protein MIPVTELRYFADTQPAYRILKPWWDVFTDYISIVMLMIAVFGGTLQVTQDKMICLPCKWVTKDSCNDSFRGWVAPGPEPSYPNSTILPTPDAGPTGIRYDLDRHQYNYVDAVCYENRLHWFAKYFPYLVLLHTLIFLACSNFWFKFPRTSSKLEHFVSILLKCFDSPWTTRALSETVVEESDPKPAFSKMNGSMDKKSSTVSEDVEATVPMLQRTKSRIEQGIVDRSETGVLDKKEGEQAKALFEKVKKFRTHVEEGDIVYRLYMRQTIIKVIKFILIICYTVYYVHNIKFDVDCTVDIESLTGYRTYQCAHPLATLFKILASFYISLVIFYGLICMYTLWWMLRRSLKKYSFESIREESSYSDIPDVKNDFAFMLHLIDQYDPLYSKRFAVFLSEVSENKLRQLNLNNEWTLDKLRQRLTKNAQDKLELHLFMLSGIPDTVFDLVELEVLKLELIPDVTIPPSIAQLTGLQELWLYHTAAKIEAPALAFLRENLRALHIKFTDIKEIPLWIYSLKTLEELHLTGNLSAENNRYIVIDGLRELKRLKVLRLKSNLSKLPQVVTDVGVHLQKLSINNEGTKLIVLNSLKKMVNLTELELIRCDLERIPHSIFSLHNLQEIDLKDNNLKTIEEIISFQHLHRLTCLKLWYNHIAYIPIQIGNLTNLERLYLNRNKIEKIPPQLFYCRKLRYLDLSHNNLTFLPADIGLLQNLQNLAVTANRIEALPPELFQCRKLRALHLGNNVLQSLPSRVGELTNLTQIELRGNRLECLPVELGECPLLKRSGLVVEEDLFNTLPPEVKERLWRADKEQA; from the exons ATGATTCCAGTGACAGAGCTGCGCTACTTTGCGGACACGCAGCCGGCGTACCGGATCCTGAAGCCGTGGTGGGACGTGTTCACCGACTACATCTCCATCGTCATGCTGATGATCGCGGTCTTTGGAGGCACGCTGCAGGTCACCCAGGACAAGATGATCTGCCTGCCTTGCAAGTGGGTCACGAAGGACTCCTGCAACGACTCCTTTCGGGGCTGGGTGGCACCCGGCCCGGAGCCCTCCTACCCCAACTCTACCATCCTTCCGACCCCTGATGCGGGCCCCACCGGCATCAGGTACGACTTGGACCGGCACCAGTATAACTACGTGGACGCCGTGTGCTATGAGAACCGCCTGCACTGGTTTGCCAAGTACTTCCCCTACCTGGTGCTGCTGCACACGCTCATCTTCCTGGCCTGCAGCAACTTCTGGTTCAAGTTCCCGCGCACCAGCTCGAAGCTGGAGCACTTCGTGTCTATATTGCTGAAGTGCTTCGACTCGCCTTGGACCACGCGGGCCCTGTCAGAGACGGTAGTGGAGGAGAGCGACCCCAAGCCAGCCTTCAGCAAGATGAATGGCTCCATGGACAAGAAGTCATCAACTGTCAGCGAGGACGTGGAGGCCACCGTGCCCATGCTGCAGAGGACCAAGTCTCGGATCGAGCAGGGCATTGTGGACCGCTCAGAGACGGGCGTGCTGGACAAGAAGGAGGGGGAGCAGGCCAAAGCACTGTTCGAGAAGGTGAAGAAGTTCCGGACCCACGTGGAGGAGGGGGACATCGTGTACCGCCTCTACATGCGGCAGACCATCATCAAGGTGATCAAGTTCATCCTCATCATCTGCTATACCGTCTACTACGTGCACAACATCAAGTTCGACGTGGACTGCACCGTGGACATCGAGAGCTTGACGGGCTACCGCACCTACCAGTGTGCCCACCCCTTGGCCACGCTTTTCAAGATCCTGGCGTCCTTTTACATCAGCCTGGTCATCTTCTACGGCCTCATCTGCATGTACACGCTGTGGTGGATGCTGCGCCGCTCCCTCAAGAAGTACTCATTCGAGTCGATCCGCGAGGAGAGCAGCTACAGCGACATCCCCGACGTCAAGAACGACTTTGCCTTCATGCTCCACCTCATCGACCAGTACGACCCGCTCTACTCGAAGCGCTTTGCTGTCTTCCTGTCGGAGGTGAGTGAGAACAAGCTGCGGCAGCTGAACCTCAACAACGAGTGGACATTGGACAAGCTGCGGCAGCGGCTCACCAAGAATGCTCAGGACAAGCTGGAGCTGCACCTGTTCATGCTCAGCGGCATCCCCGACACCGTGTTTGACCTGGTGGAGCTAGAGGTGCTGAAGCTGGAGCTGATCCCAGACGTGACCATCCCGCCCAGCATCGCCCAGCTCACAGGCCTCCAGGAGCTGTGGCTGTACCACACAGCGGCCAAGATCGAGGCGCCCGCCCTGGCCTTCCTGCGCGAGAACCTGCGGGCCCTGCACATCAAGTTCACGGACATCAAAGAGATCCCGCTGTGGATCTACAGCCTGAAGACGCTGGAGGAGCTGCACCTGACAGGCAACCTGAGCGCAGAGAACAACCGCTACATCGTCATAGATGGGCTGCGGGAGCTCAAGCGTCTCAAAGTACTGCGGCTCAAGAGCAACCTGAGCAAGCTGCCGCAGGTGGTCACGGACGTGGGCGTGCACCTGCAGAAGCTGTCCATCAACAACGAGGGCACCAAGCTCATCGTCCTCAACAGCCTCAAGAAGATGGTGAACCTGACGGAGCTGGAGCTGATCCGCTGCGACCTGGAGCGCATCCCCCACTCCATCTTCAGCCTCCACAACCTGCAGGAGATCGACCTCAAGGACAACAACCTCAAGACCATTGAGGAGATCATCAGCTTCCAGCACCTGCACCGCCTCACCTGCCTTAAGCTGTGGTACAACCACATCGCCTACATCCCCATCCAGATCGGCAACCTCACCAACCTCGAGCGCCTCTACCTGAACCGCAACAAGATTGAGAAGATCCCCCCACAGCTCTTCTACTGCCGCAAGCTGCGTTACCTGGACCTCAGCCACAATAACCTGACCTTCCTCCCTGCCGACATTGGCCTCCTGCAGAACCTCCAGAATCTGGCCGTCACCGCCAACCGG ATCGAGGCGCTGCCCCCAGAGCTCTTCCAGTGCCGGAAGCTGCGGGCCCTGCACCTGGGCAACAATGTGCTGCAGTCGCTGCCCTCACGGGTGGGCGAGCTGACCAACCTGACCCAGATCGAGCTGCGGGGCAACCGGCTAGAGTGCCTGCCCGTGGAGCTGGGCGAGTGCCCACTGCTCAAGCGCAGTGGCCTGGTGGTGGAGGAGGACCTGTTCAACACGTTGCCGCCCGAGGTGAAGGAGCGGCTGTGGAGGGCCGACAAGGAGCAGGCCTGA